A window of Verrucomicrobiia bacterium genomic DNA:
CGAGGTGGTCACCATGGACGATGGACCCCGCGATGTCCTCCGTCGCAAGAAGGACTCGTCCATGGTCCGTGCCATCGAACTCGTCTCCCGTGGCGAGGCCGACGCCGTCCTCTCCTGCGGCAACACCGGTTGCCTCCTCGCCGCCTCCACCATCCGCCTGCGCCGGCTCCCGGGCATCGACCGTCCCGGCATCGCCACCGTCATCCCCACCCCCGAAAACGAATTCGTCCTCCTCGACGCCGGCGCCAACGTCGAGTCCAAACCCATCCACCTCGCCCATTACGCCATCATGGGCTCGGTCTATTCCTCCCAGGTCCTCGGCTACAAGCACCCGCGCGTCGGCCTCCTCTGCAACGGAACCGAGGAAACCAAAGGCAACGAACTCACCCAGGATGCCTACCGCCTCTGCCGCCAGCTCAACCTCAACTTCGTCGGCAACGTGGAAGGCCACGACCTCTTCGCCGGCCGCGTGGATGTGGTGATCTGCGACGGCTTCGTGGGGAACATCACCCTCAAGACCGCCGAAAGCCTCGCCAAAGGCATGTTCCGCCTCCTCAAACGCGAACTCATGGCCAGCCCCTGGCGGCGCCTGGGCGCCTGGATCGCACGCGGCGCCTTCCGTTCCATTCGCAACCGCATGGACCCCGATATGTACGGCAGCGCCCCCCTCCTCGGCCTCAATGGCGTGGTCTTCAAAGCCCATGCCTCCGCCACCGAACGCGCCGTCCGCAACGGCATCCGGCTCGCTGCCCAGGCCTTCCAGCACCACCTCAACGACCGCATCGCTGCCGGCATCGCCGACGCGGCCCGCCGCCTCGGTGCGGACCCCCTCGCCTCCGCCCCCTCCTCGGCCCCCGAATGACCGAACTGCCCAACGCCTCGTTCCGCAACCCCCGGGCCCGACACGGCTTCAGGGCCCGAACCTGTTCGATCACCGGCGTCGGCTCCTACCTCCCCGAACGCATCCTCACCAACGCCGACCTGTCCGCCATGGTGGAGACCTCGGACGAATGGATCACCACCCGTACCGGCATCCGGGAGCGCCGCCTCGCCGCCCCCAACGAGGCCACCTCTGACCTCGCCTCCCAGGCCGCGCTCCGCGCCATGGAGTCCGCCGGCGTTCAACCCGCCGAAATCGACCTCATCATCGTCGCCACCATCACCCCGGACATGCTCTTCCCCTCGGTGGCCTGCCTCGTGCAACAAAAGATAGGGGCCCACCGCGCCGCCGCCTTCGACATCGAAGCCGCCTGCTCCGGCTTCATCTACGCCCTCGAAGTGGGACAGCAGTTCATCATGTCCCACACCTACGAAACCGTGCTGGTCATCGGCGCGGAGAAACTCTCCTCCATCATCGACTGGACCGACCGCAATACCTGCGTCCTCTTCGGCGACGGCGCCGGAGCGGTGGTGCTCCAAAACCGGCCCCGCTCCCACGGACTCCTCACCGCCTGCATGGGCTCGGATGGCTCCAAAGCCGATCTCCTCAACATGCCCGCCGGCGGCAGCCGCATCCCCGCCACCCACGACTCCGTGTCGGCCCGCCTCCATTTCCTCCGGATGGATGGCAGGGAAACCTTCAAGAACGCGGTCCTGGCCATGACCACCGCCGCTGCCGAGGCCCTTCAACGATGCGATCTCACCGTCGATCGCATCGCCTGCATCATCCCCCACCAGGCCAACATGCGCATCATCCGGGCCGTCACCCAGCGCCTCGGCGCCTCCCCGGACCGCGTCTTCATCAACGTGGACCGTTACGGCAACACCTCCGCCGCCTCCGTTGCCATCGCCCTCGACGAGGCCGTGCGCCAGGGCCGGATCCAGCGCGGCGACCTCCTCCTGCTCCTCGTCTTCGGCGCCGGCCTCACCTGGGGCGCTGCCATCATCGAGTGGTAGCTCGAGGGGTGGCCGCCCCCACCCCGGAGCACCTTCCTTCCGTCGCTCCGAGGAAACGAGTTCCGCGACTCTGCCCTCCCATGGATGGATCCTCCTGACCCTGCACCCATCGGCTCGCCATCCCCCATTCACCGGCCCGGCTTTCAACGGAGGTACTTGAGCAGCACAAACCCGCCGATCAGCAGGATCGTGAAGACGATCGCCACCAGATCGAAATAGCGCTCCAGCAACGCCTTGATCGTCGGCCCGCACAGACGCAGCAACCCCGCCACCGCAAAGAAACGCAGCGGCCGCCCGATCACCGACGCCAGCACGAACTGCCCGAACGAAAACTCGAACACCCCCGACGCGATCGTGAACACCTTGTACGGGATCGGCGTCACCGCCGCTGCCAGATTCCCCCAAAAGCCGTAGGCGTCGTACCAGGCCTTGATCTTCGCCATCACCACCTCCCCGCGGTAGAACTCCACGATCGGTCGCCCGATCGCCTCGTACCCCCAATACCCAATCCCGTACCCCGCCATCCCCCCCAGCACCGACCCCGCCGAACAGATCAGCGCAAACCGCCACCACCGCGTCACACTCCCCACACACAACGCAATCAACAGCACATCCGGCGGTACCGGAAAAAACGACGACTCCACAAACGCAATCGAGAACAACGCCCACGCCCCTCCCGGACGGTCCGCCCACGACACCGTCCAGTCGTACAACCGACGCAGCGGCTTCAATCGCACCGGGGCTGAGGCGGGGGCCGGGGTGGGGGCGGAGACCAGACTCATGGGCGCAGAGTGGACCGGATGCGACGGCGCACCGTCAAGATGTCGAAGTTCATGCGTCCGCCAGCCCGCAACCATTCGGAAGGACCCGCTTCGTCACCTGGAATGCCCCGACAGGGCTTATGCCCAGTGCATCCCGGAGTTGTCGGTAGAGGTGCGAACTCCGCCAAGCGGCGCTTCGGAGGGCCGAGGTCCACGAGGCCGCAACGGTGTGGAGCGTTGGGTTGAGGACTCGCGGAGCTCGTCCCTCCGGTTCGCTGGCTCGGTACCGACAACTTGGGGATGCACCGGCTTATGCCGCCGCCAACCCTTCTCCTTTGACACCCTTGCCCGCCGCAGGTTGGACTACCCCCAATACGGTGCCCGGTCTCAGTGTCCGCGATCGCCGCGACCGCCCCGGCGCCGTCCGTCCCGTGCCATGAAGATGCCCATCCCAGTCCAAACCCTTGTCTTCACAGCCGCCCTCGGCAGCCTGTTTGCCGCCTCCGCCCTCGCCCAACCGGCCATCCCCGACGCCTACAGGATCAACGGCTTCGCCATCGGCTGCCAGGCCTACACCTTCAACCGCTTCACCGCCTTCGAGGCGATCGAGAAGACCGCCCAGGCCGGCGGGCGCGTCATCGAGTTCTATCCCGGTCAACGCCTCAGCCGCGAAGACGGTGACCTTCGCGTGGATCACAACTCCCCCGAACTCGACACCGTCATCGCCAGGCTGCAGGCCAAGCTCAAACAGCACGACATCCTGGCAGTCAACTACGGTGTCGTCGGCATCCCGAAGGAGGAGGCGCCGGCCCGCAAGGTCTTCGAATTCGCCAAACGCATGGGCATGATCGCGGTCACCACCGAGTCCGCCGAATCCATCAACACCCTCGAAAAGCTCGCCCGCGAATTCGATCTCGGAGTCGCCTTCCACAACCATCCCGGCGATTTCTCCAATCCCAACTACAAAGTCTGGAGCCCCCACTACATCGCCGGACTGGTCGAAGGTCGCGATGCCCGGCTCGGTGCCTGCGCCGATACCGGCCACTGGATGCGCTCCGGTATCAAACCCGTGGAGGCCCTCCGCGTCCTGCGGGGACGCATCATCAGCGCCCACCTCAAGGACCTCAATGAGTTCGGCGTGCGCCGGGCCCACGACGTGCCGTTCGGACAGGGCCAGGCGGACATGAAGGCTGTCCTCGATGAACTCAAGGCCCAGGGCTTCCAGGGCAACCTCTCGATCGAGTACGAACACAACTGGGACAACAGCCTTCCCGAGGTCACCCAGTGCGTGGACTTCATCAAGGCCTACGGGCGCTGACCCGCGTCCGGACCCGGGAACTGGCCCTCCTGGGAGTCCTGCTCATCCTTCCCATCCTGGCCCTGGCTCAATGGCCCCAGGCGGCCCGTTGGGTGGCAGCCTGGGGCGCCCTTGTGGGACTCCTCACCTGGACCCTCTACGCCCTCGACAAGCGACAGGCGGGAATCGGAGGCCGCCGCATCTCCGAACGGACCCTGCACGGCTGCGAACTCGCCGGCGGCTGGCCCGCTGCCTTCCTCGCCCAACGCCATTTCCGCCACAAGTCCGCCAAGGGCCGCTATCGCCTCGTCTTCTGGGGCATCGTCCTCCTTCACCAAGCCATCGCCGCCGCCGCCCTCCGCGGCTTTCCCAGCCCCGGCTGACTCATCCCTTTCCATCCAACCCAGCGCATCGACAGAAACGCCACGCCCACCCATTGTCCTCTCCGCGCTTCGCCCGCTGGCCTTGGCCCGGTTCCTCGGTCCGCGTCCTGCGGCGCAACACCCGAGGCTCTCTCATGCGGCTCGTCATTGCCATCACCGGCGCCAGTGGTGCGCTCTACGCCCAGCGGCTTCTCGACGCCCTGGACCCCGCCATCCACGACGTGCATGTGGTCCTCAGCCGATACGCCCCCGTGGTGCTCCAGGAGGAACTCCCCGACGGTCTCCGCCTCGCCCCAGGCGTCGTTCAGCACAACCTCCGCAGCATGAACGCCCCGTTCGCCAGCGGCTCGAACGCCTTCGACGCCATGGTGGTGATCCCCTGCAGCATGGGAACCCTCGGCCGCATCGCCCACGGCCTCAGCGATGACCTGCTGCTCCGGGCCGCCGACGTCATGCTCAAGGAACGGCGTCGCCTGATCCTCGTCCCGCGCGAAACCCCCCTCAACCTCATCCACGTCCGCAACTTCGAACTCCTGATCCAGGCCGGCGCCACCATCCTGCCCGCCAACCCCTCCTTCTACAGCCGGCCCACCACCCTCGAAGCCCTCGCCGACACCGTCGTCGCCCGGGTCCTTGACCATCTCGGACTGCCCCACCAACTCGCCCCCCGCTGGCGCGAGGAATCCGAGTAATCCACCCGCCTCCGCCCCTTCAGCCCCTCCCGGTTCCATGTTACGCGACATCCAGAAATGGTTCTCGTTCGTCAAGTTCAGCCACACCGTCTTCGCCCTCCCGTTCGCCCTCGCCGCCATGGCCGTGGCGGCCCGCGACAACCGCGGCTGGCCCGGCCTCCGCCTCTTCCTCCTCATCCTCGCCGCCATGGTCGCCGGCCGGACCTGCGCCATGGCCTTCAATCGAATCGTCGATCGCAAATTCGACGCCCTCAACCCCCGCACCGCCGGTCGTCACCTCCCCGCAGGAACCGTCTCCCTTCCCGGTGCCATCACCCTCTGGGCCCTCAGCGGCGCCGCGCTCGTCCTCGTAAGCTGGGCCATCAACCCCCTCTGCTTCGCCCTCTCGCCCTTCGCCCTGCTCGTCATCTGCCTCTACTCCCTCACCAAACGCTTCACCGACTTCACCCACATCTACCTCGGCGTCGCCCTCGCCCTTGCCCCGGTCGGCGCCTGGCTTGCCGTCCGGGGAACCGCCGTCACCTGGATCGAAGGCCTCCAGATGACCCTCCTCGCCCTCGCCGTGGTGTTCTGGTTGATCGGCTTCGATCTCATCTATGCCCTCCAGGACTACGACTTCGACCGCCGCCACGGTCTCGGTTCCCTCGTCGTCCGCTGGGGCCCCAAAAATGCCGTCATGGCCGCCTTCCTCGCCCATGTCGTCATGATCCTCCTCCTCGCCCTCTTCGGCGTATTCTGCCGGTTCCGGCTCCCTTACTGGGTCGGGCTTGGCCTCATCAGCGGCTGCCTCATCCTCGAGCACTTCATCGCACGACGCCGCAGCCTCGACTGGATCCATGTGGCCTTCTTCCGCATGAACGCCCTGGTCAGCACCATCTTCCTCGTCGTCACTGTCGCCGAAGTCGTCTTCCCCTTCTTCCGACCCCAGCGGTTGTAAAGCCGTGTTTCCGCCCGTGTTGGGTCTTGTCGGTTTCGTGGATCCTGCGTCCCCATAGCCCGCCTCGCGGAACCCGCCCCCTCCCCGCGCGGGTACATGCCCCTCAACGACCATGACGGGCCCATCTCCATGGTGTCGTTGCCCCTTCCGACAACTCGCCAATGCGCCCCGGGGTCTCCCCCACGCTTGCGCCGCATCCCCGACTCCGATATCACCTCTCCACACTCCCAACCCCGCGCCCTCGGCTCGACGACACCCAGGATGCACGGCACCCCGTAGCGCAATGCCCCAAGGCATCCCCCGGTCATTCGCCATCCGTCCGCCCGGATCCGCGTCGCGACACCTCCCTCCCCCCTACTCCCGTCCATGAGCTCCTCCACTCCGATCCCGGGAGCGCCGCCCCCCGGGTACGACGGCCCCCGCCGCTGCCTCATCTTCCCCGGCGGCGGCATGCGGACGGCCTACCAGGCGGGTGCCGCACGAGCCCTCATCGAGTCGGGCCTGGTGTTCACCCACATGGATGGAACCTCCGGAGGCGGCATCAACCTGGCCATGCTCCTCTCCGGACTCACGCCCGCCGAAATGGCCGCCCGCTGGAGCAGTCTCCCGATCCGCGACTTTGTCTCCTTCCTCCCCCTGACGGATTACCTCAAATCCCCCCAATGGCCCGCGCTCGGTTCCCACCGCGGCGTGGTGGAAAAGGTCTTCCCTCACCTCGGAATCAACCTCGACCAGGTCCGCCGCGCCCAAGGGGTCGAAGCCGTCTTCAATGTCCTCAACTTCTCCCGCAAGACGGTGAAGACCCTCCCGTCGCGGGATCTCACCCTCGAAATGCTCCTGGCCGGCATGTCCCTTCCCATCGCCATGCCCGCCATCGAGCACGACGGGGAATGGTACTGCGATCCGGCGTTCATCCGGGATGCCAATCCCCTCGATGCGATCCGCCGCGGCGCCGGGGAACTCTGGATCCTCTGGGTCATCGGCAACACTCCCGAATACCGCAACGGCGCCTTCCACCAGTACGTGCACATGCTCGAAACGGCGGCCAATGGCTCCCTCTTTTCCGACCTCGATCGCATCGCCGAATGGAACGAACGCATCGCCCGCGGCGAAACCGTGTGGGGTCATACCCGCCCCATCCGGGTCCATGTCATCCGCCCCCCCCGCGCTCTTCCCCTCGATTCCGACCTCTACCTCGGCCGTACCGACACTGCCACCCTCGTGGAGCAGGGTTACCGCGACGCCAAACAGTATATGAACACCATGGATCCCCAGGGCACCCCCCTCACCCCCGACGCCACCCGTATGCCCGCCGAACAGCTGGGCTACACCTTCCGCGAAATGATGCAGGGCCCCTTCGCCATGGGCCCCACCGAACCCGAGGCCGGCGCCGCCGAAGGTTCGCGTCTCCGCACCCAGTTCACCATGCGCGCCACCATCACCATCCATGATCTCGACCGCTTTCTGAACACCCCCGAACACCCGGGTGACCTCGTCGGCACCATCGACTTCCCCCCCCTCGGCACCGCCCTCCCCTCCACCCGCGGTGTCTTCAATCTCTTCCTGCCCGGCAACGACCCATCCCTCAAACTCATGGTGTACGAACTCGGCTTCGAAAGCGGCGGCCAGCCCTACTACATGGCCGGTAAGAAACTCGTCCGCCAGCACAGCGTCCTCGACCTCTGGAAGGACACCACCACCCTCTACACCCGGCTCCACCAGGGCACCGACCCCTCCGGCCCCGTCGTCGGGGCCGGCATCCTCAGCCTCTCCCTCCCCGAACTCCTCAAGATGATCCCCACCATGCGCGCCACCAACGCCCGCTCACCCAAGGAAGGCCTCGAAGCCGCCGCCCGCTTCGGCAGGTTCTTCCTCGGCGAACTCTGGGAAACCTACGTGAAAAAGGGCTCCTGATTCCCCACCCCGCTCCCATGGACTACGACGCCATCATCATCGGCAGCGGCTTCGGCGGCGCCATCGGCGCCTGCCGCCTCGCCGAGGCCGGCTACAAGGTCCTCATCCTCGAACGCGGCCGGCGCTGGGACAAAAAGGACTACCCCCGCTCCCCCGGCGACGCCTGGTTCTGGGATCACAAGGCCCCCGAACGCCACAACGGATGGATCGACTTCCGCATCTTCCCCAACATGAGCGTCGCCCAGGGCGCCGCCGTCGGCGGCGGTTCCCTCATCTACGCCAACATCTCCTGCGAGGCCCCCGCCTCCGCCTTCCAGTCCGGCTGGCCGCCCGAACTGACCTTCGCCGAACTCAAACCCCACTACGACCGCGTGGCGTCCTTCATGAACGTCCAGAAGGTCCCCCCCAATCAGTGGTCCCGCCGCATGCTCCTCATGCGCGAGGCCGCCGAGCGCCTCGGCCAGGGACACCGCTTCACCCCGCTCGAACTCGCCGTGTCCTTCGACCCCGATTACTCCTACAACCTGCCCGACCCCCACAGCCTCGCCCACAGCAAACCCTTCGTGAACGCCCAGGGCGTCCAGCAGGGCACCTGCGTCCACATCGGCAATTGCGACATCGGCTGCGATGTCCTCGCCAAAAACACCCTCGACCTGAATTACATCCCCTGGGCCGAAAAACACGGCGCCGAGGTCCGCGATCTCCACCTCGTCTCCAACCTCGAACCCGTCCCCGGCGGCTACCGCGTCTCCTTCGACCGCATCGCCAGCCGCCAGCGCATCCCCGGCAGTGCCACCGCCCGGATCGTCTGGATCGCCGCCGGCTCCCTCGGCTCCACCGAACTCCTCCTCCGCTGCCGCGAGGAAACCCGCTCCCTCCCCAACGTCAGCCCTTTCCTCGGCCGCAACTGGAGCAGCAACGGCGATTTCCTCACCCCCGCCTTCTACCGCGACCGCGACATCTCCCCGTCCCGCGGCCCCACCATCGGCTGTGCCATCGACTTCCTCGACGGTTCCCGCGACGGCCAGTCGTTCTGGATCGAGGACGGCGGCTTTCCCAACCTCCTCGCCGACCTCCTCCGCCGGGCCGACACCGCCGGCAGCCTCAACCCCAAACTCCAGTTGATCGTGTCCGGCATCCGCCACCTCCTCCGCGATGTCGAACCCTTCCGCAATGTCATGCCCTGGTTCGCCCAGGGCGTGGACGCCGCCAACGGGGTGCTCTCCCTGAAACGGCCCCTGCTGGGCAGGACCACCGATCTCCACCTGGCCTGGGACATCCGGAAATCCCGCGAGGTCATCGACGCCATCGTCTCCACCCACCTCCAACTCTCCAACGCCACCGGCGGCAACGCCGTCATCCCCCCCACCTGGACCTTCCTCCAGGACCTCGTCACCCCCCATCCCCTCGGCGGCTGCAACATGGGCTCCTCCCCCGCCGACGGCGTGGTGGACCACACCGGCGAGGTCTTCGGTCATCCCAATCTCTTCGTCTGCGACGGCGCCATCATCCCCCGCGCCCTCGGCGTCAATCCCTCCCGCACCATCGGCGCCCTCGCCGAACGCACCGCCGCCCTCCTCGCCGCCGCCTCCCGCTGAACCCATCCCTCATCCCAACCCCGCCCGCCCACCCATCCCTCCTCCGTCCCATGATCAAAGACCTCATCGTCTGGAATTCCCTCCGCGCCCAGGTCACCTCCTGGCGCGAACTCGCCGAACAGGTCGTCACCGCCCACCAGGCCGGCGGCGAGGATGCGAAAAAGCTCCTCGCCAAGGGCTGGACCCCGGACGACGGCAAGGTCTTCCTCGACTTCGTCCGCCGCGCCGAGGACGAACTGAACCAGTTCGCCGCCCCCGAGGAGGCGGAGATCGAGGACGACACCGACGGCGCCATCATCCTCAGCGCGCCCGCCCTCAGCGCCCTCCAGCACCTCGTCGAGCAGGCCAACATCGATGCCAACCTCGTCCTCCGCGCCACCGCCCAGGGCGCCGTCGGCGACCGCGCCGGCCTGACCGAACATGAACTTCATCCCGCTGCCAAACCGCCGCCCGGTCAGCGCCTCTTCTACAGCCCCTTCGATGAACCCGGCGTCCTCTACCTCACCGAAGGTGCCAAGGCCGTCGCCTATCGCATGCTCAAGGGCTACCATCCCTTCTCCCAATCGCCCCCCTCCGTCCCCCTTGCCCCCAAGGCCCGCATCCTCCTCGTCGGCGACTGGGCCACCGGCGTCGGACGCGCCCGCGACATCGCCGCCCTGATGCGCAAAGAACTCGATGCCGCCCCCGCAGTCGAACGTCACGTGGTCCACCTCGGCGACATCTACTACTCCGGCTGGGCCGCCGAATGCCGCAAACGTTTCCTCGATCCGTGGCCGGTCCGCCCCGGCGAGTCCGGCGTCTTCAGTTGGTGCCTCAATGGCAACCACGACATGTACTGCGGCGGCGACGGCATCTTCCAGGTGGTCCTCGGCGATTCGCGCTTCGCCCGTCAGGCCGGCTGCACCTACTTCGCCCTCGGCAACGAACACTGGCAGATCCTGGGCCTCGACACCGCCTACGACGAATGGAACCTCCAGCCCGGCAACCTGGACCAGGTGGCCTGGGCCCGAAGCGTGCTCAACGCCAATCCCGGCGCCCGCGGCATCCTCCTCAGTCATCATCAGCCCCACAGCGCCTATGAAGGCACCGGCCCGAAAAAGGCCGGCCGCATCGCCGCCCAGGCCTTCCCCCTCCTCGAAGGCCGCCGCACCCACGCCTGGTTCTGGGGACACGAACATCGCTGCGCCGTCTATGATCCCATCGACTTTTCCGCCGCCGGGGGCACCGCCAGCCTCCCCCTCGGCGCCTGCCTCGGCCATGGCGGTGTCCCCACCCGCCCCACCCGCGACTCCAAACCGGGCGTGCGCCACGTCCTCACCGACATCGTCCGCTACGGCATCGAGAACTTCGCCATGATGGGCTTCGCCGTCCTTGACCTCGACAACGACCACGGCCAGCTCCGCTGCATCAACGAACGCGGTGTCGAACATTTCCGCGCCGACCTCGCCTGACCGCCCGCCCCCCGCTCCCATCCTTCATGGACACCTGGACCGAACGGCAGCGCGTCTCCCTGACGCGCTGCCTCGAAACCTTCGAAGACCAGTTCCGCGAATGGGAGGCCCGGACCGAACGCGCCCCCTGGGAAATCCACTACTCCCAGGTCCGCGCCGCCACCGCCCACCTCGGCGTCCTCCGCGATCGCCTCCGCCAGACCCTCGATGAAGGCCAGGACAACCAGATCGAACTCCGCGTCCTCTCCGCCTGGCGCGTCTGGGAGGCCTTCCGCAACCGCCTCGGTCAACGCCAGGAGGAGATGTTCCGACCCGGCCTCACCGCCGCCGACGAAGTCGCCTGGGCCTGCCGCATCCCCATCGCCAACGCCTTCGAACGGGCCAAAGTCCCCACCCCCAAACAACCGCCCCTCGCCTTCCTCAACGGCTCGGTCAGCCCCAACGCCCTCGTCCGCGCCCGCCCCTTCCACGCCGAACCGGTCTTCGGCGAACCCCTCTCCCGTGCCGCCGAACGCCTCCTCGAAAGCCTCCCCGTCCCCCTCATCGGCCTGCCCTGGCACGAGGCCTTCCATGCCCCCGCCATGGTCTCCATCCCCCATGAGGCAGGCCATGTCGTCGAAGCCGATTTCACCCTCACCGCGGCCCTCGACCAGGCCCTCGCCGC
This region includes:
- a CDS encoding patatin-like phospholipase family protein, which encodes MSSSTPIPGAPPPGYDGPRRCLIFPGGGMRTAYQAGAARALIESGLVFTHMDGTSGGGINLAMLLSGLTPAEMAARWSSLPIRDFVSFLPLTDYLKSPQWPALGSHRGVVEKVFPHLGINLDQVRRAQGVEAVFNVLNFSRKTVKTLPSRDLTLEMLLAGMSLPIAMPAIEHDGEWYCDPAFIRDANPLDAIRRGAGELWILWVIGNTPEYRNGAFHQYVHMLETAANGSLFSDLDRIAEWNERIARGETVWGHTRPIRVHVIRPPRALPLDSDLYLGRTDTATLVEQGYRDAKQYMNTMDPQGTPLTPDATRMPAEQLGYTFREMMQGPFAMGPTEPEAGAAEGSRLRTQFTMRATITIHDLDRFLNTPEHPGDLVGTIDFPPLGTALPSTRGVFNLFLPGNDPSLKLMVYELGFESGGQPYYMAGKKLVRQHSVLDLWKDTTTLYTRLHQGTDPSGPVVGAGILSLSLPELLKMIPTMRATNARSPKEGLEAAARFGRFFLGELWETYVKKGS
- a CDS encoding DUF1294 domain-containing protein — protein: MGQQPSRGHPVRGLHQGLRALTRVRTRELALLGVLLILPILALAQWPQAARWVAAWGALVGLLTWTLYALDKRQAGIGGRRISERTLHGCELAGGWPAAFLAQRHFRHKSAKGRYRLVFWGIVLLHQAIAAAALRGFPSPG
- a CDS encoding DedA family protein, whose amino-acid sequence is MSLVSAPTPAPASAPVRLKPLRRLYDWTVSWADRPGGAWALFSIAFVESSFFPVPPDVLLIALCVGSVTRWWRFALICSAGSVLGGMAGYGIGYWGYEAIGRPIVEFYRGEVVMAKIKAWYDAYGFWGNLAAAVTPIPYKVFTIASGVFEFSFGQFVLASVIGRPLRFFAVAGLLRLCGPTIKALLERYFDLVAIVFTILLIGGFVLLKYLR
- a CDS encoding sugar phosphate isomerase/epimerase is translated as MPIPVQTLVFTAALGSLFAASALAQPAIPDAYRINGFAIGCQAYTFNRFTAFEAIEKTAQAGGRVIEFYPGQRLSREDGDLRVDHNSPELDTVIARLQAKLKQHDILAVNYGVVGIPKEEAPARKVFEFAKRMGMIAVTTESAESINTLEKLAREFDLGVAFHNHPGDFSNPNYKVWSPHYIAGLVEGRDARLGACADTGHWMRSGIKPVEALRVLRGRIISAHLKDLNEFGVRRAHDVPFGQGQADMKAVLDELKAQGFQGNLSIEYEHNWDNSLPEVTQCVDFIKAYGR
- a CDS encoding UbiX family flavin prenyltransferase; translated protein: MRLVIAITGASGALYAQRLLDALDPAIHDVHVVLSRYAPVVLQEELPDGLRLAPGVVQHNLRSMNAPFASGSNAFDAMVVIPCSMGTLGRIAHGLSDDLLLRAADVMLKERRRLILVPRETPLNLIHVRNFELLIQAGATILPANPSFYSRPTTLEALADTVVARVLDHLGLPHQLAPRWREESE
- a CDS encoding GMC family oxidoreductase, with translation MDYDAIIIGSGFGGAIGACRLAEAGYKVLILERGRRWDKKDYPRSPGDAWFWDHKAPERHNGWIDFRIFPNMSVAQGAAVGGGSLIYANISCEAPASAFQSGWPPELTFAELKPHYDRVASFMNVQKVPPNQWSRRMLLMREAAERLGQGHRFTPLELAVSFDPDYSYNLPDPHSLAHSKPFVNAQGVQQGTCVHIGNCDIGCDVLAKNTLDLNYIPWAEKHGAEVRDLHLVSNLEPVPGGYRVSFDRIASRQRIPGSATARIVWIAAGSLGSTELLLRCREETRSLPNVSPFLGRNWSSNGDFLTPAFYRDRDISPSRGPTIGCAIDFLDGSRDGQSFWIEDGGFPNLLADLLRRADTAGSLNPKLQLIVSGIRHLLRDVEPFRNVMPWFAQGVDAANGVLSLKRPLLGRTTDLHLAWDIRKSREVIDAIVSTHLQLSNATGGNAVIPPTWTFLQDLVTPHPLGGCNMGSSPADGVVDHTGEVFGHPNLFVCDGAIIPRALGVNPSRTIGALAERTAALLAAASR
- the ubiA gene encoding putative 4-hydroxybenzoate polyprenyltransferase; the protein is MLRDIQKWFSFVKFSHTVFALPFALAAMAVAARDNRGWPGLRLFLLILAAMVAGRTCAMAFNRIVDRKFDALNPRTAGRHLPAGTVSLPGAITLWALSGAALVLVSWAINPLCFALSPFALLVICLYSLTKRFTDFTHIYLGVALALAPVGAWLAVRGTAVTWIEGLQMTLLALAVVFWLIGFDLIYALQDYDFDRRHGLGSLVVRWGPKNAVMAAFLAHVVMILLLALFGVFCRFRLPYWVGLGLISGCLILEHFIARRRSLDWIHVAFFRMNALVSTIFLVVTVAEVVFPFFRPQRL
- a CDS encoding metallophosphoesterase, which produces MIKDLIVWNSLRAQVTSWRELAEQVVTAHQAGGEDAKKLLAKGWTPDDGKVFLDFVRRAEDELNQFAAPEEAEIEDDTDGAIILSAPALSALQHLVEQANIDANLVLRATAQGAVGDRAGLTEHELHPAAKPPPGQRLFYSPFDEPGVLYLTEGAKAVAYRMLKGYHPFSQSPPSVPLAPKARILLVGDWATGVGRARDIAALMRKELDAAPAVERHVVHLGDIYYSGWAAECRKRFLDPWPVRPGESGVFSWCLNGNHDMYCGGDGIFQVVLGDSRFARQAGCTYFALGNEHWQILGLDTAYDEWNLQPGNLDQVAWARSVLNANPGARGILLSHHQPHSAYEGTGPKKAGRIAAQAFPLLEGRRTHAWFWGHEHRCAVYDPIDFSAAGGTASLPLGACLGHGGVPTRPTRDSKPGVRHVLTDIVRYGIENFAMMGFAVLDLDNDHGQLRCINERGVEHFRADLA
- a CDS encoding ketoacyl-ACP synthase III, with product MTELPNASFRNPRARHGFRARTCSITGVGSYLPERILTNADLSAMVETSDEWITTRTGIRERRLAAPNEATSDLASQAALRAMESAGVQPAEIDLIIVATITPDMLFPSVACLVQQKIGAHRAAAFDIEAACSGFIYALEVGQQFIMSHTYETVLVIGAEKLSSIIDWTDRNTCVLFGDGAGAVVLQNRPRSHGLLTACMGSDGSKADLLNMPAGGSRIPATHDSVSARLHFLRMDGRETFKNAVLAMTTAAAEALQRCDLTVDRIACIIPHQANMRIIRAVTQRLGASPDRVFINVDRYGNTSAASVAIALDEAVRQGRIQRGDLLLLLVFGAGLTWGAAIIEW
- the plsX gene encoding phosphate acyltransferase PlsX, translating into MRLAVDVMGGDHGAGVVVAGAVAALDPSPAPAPASSASASSASASPASIRELILVGNEAEIRRHPIAPEHLARVRILHASEVVTMDDGPRDVLRRKKDSSMVRAIELVSRGEADAVLSCGNTGCLLAASTIRLRRLPGIDRPGIATVIPTPENEFVLLDAGANVESKPIHLAHYAIMGSVYSSQVLGYKHPRVGLLCNGTEETKGNELTQDAYRLCRQLNLNFVGNVEGHDLFAGRVDVVICDGFVGNITLKTAESLAKGMFRLLKRELMASPWRRLGAWIARGAFRSIRNRMDPDMYGSAPLLGLNGVVFKAHASATERAVRNGIRLAAQAFQHHLNDRIAAGIADAARRLGADPLASAPSSAPE